The following are encoded in a window of Sporichthya brevicatena genomic DNA:
- a CDS encoding calcium-binding protein, which translates to MVTSRASARLHTARSVAAVLALAAGGLAVATPGAHAATAGVCTTTDLYGLITCVYTDPTVADYEFVVPAGVTSVQITAAGAQGGSSAAPGGAATTGGLGGLSAGIFAVVPNTVLHVRVGGAGGNGGNGFGGPGGLNGGGAGGFGILDFGGGGGGGASDVRLDGTATTDRIVVGGGGGGGSAFTGGAGGGSAGANGPAAGAIGAAQGGTAGSPVGGAGGTGFTPGGSGTDELGGAGGDALVGTSGGGGGGGGFAAGGGGASDFLGSGGGAGGSGYVAPIAELGSAQNDSGVRAGDGVVRIAYRAASLEGPKGDKGDTGPAGPAGPQGPAGPVGPGGSSSGPGCSGALDQRKATGPRTIVGTPGDDVICGSRFGDVIDGKGGNDVIYGYGGNDTIRGGAGHDVVYGGTGNDTLIGGRGDDVLRGGRGRDVLRGGKGADVLYGGKGRDQLIGGAGRDVLDGRPES; encoded by the coding sequence GCCCGGCGCGCACGCCGCGACCGCGGGCGTCTGCACCACGACGGACCTGTACGGCCTCATCACCTGCGTCTACACCGATCCGACCGTGGCCGACTACGAGTTCGTCGTTCCCGCCGGCGTCACCAGCGTCCAGATCACGGCTGCCGGGGCGCAGGGTGGCAGCAGCGCCGCCCCGGGCGGCGCAGCCACGACCGGCGGTCTGGGCGGGTTGAGCGCGGGCATCTTCGCCGTCGTCCCGAACACCGTTCTGCACGTCCGGGTCGGGGGAGCGGGCGGCAACGGAGGGAACGGATTCGGGGGTCCGGGCGGGCTCAACGGCGGCGGGGCCGGCGGCTTCGGCATCCTCGACTTCGGCGGAGGTGGCGGGGGCGGCGCCTCCGACGTCCGACTCGACGGCACGGCGACGACCGATCGCATCGTCGTCGGCGGGGGCGGCGGCGGTGGGAGCGCCTTCACCGGAGGCGCCGGCGGCGGCAGTGCCGGCGCGAACGGTCCGGCGGCGGGGGCAATCGGCGCCGCGCAGGGCGGCACGGCCGGCAGCCCGGTCGGTGGCGCCGGCGGCACCGGTTTCACCCCGGGCGGGTCCGGCACGGACGAGCTCGGCGGAGCCGGCGGTGACGCCCTCGTCGGTACCTCGGGTGGCGGCGGAGGCGGCGGCGGGTTCGCGGCCGGTGGTGGCGGCGCGTCCGACTTCCTGGGCAGTGGTGGCGGTGCCGGCGGCAGTGGCTACGTCGCCCCGATCGCCGAGCTCGGCTCCGCGCAGAACGACTCGGGCGTGCGGGCCGGCGACGGCGTCGTCCGGATCGCCTATCGCGCCGCGTCCCTGGAGGGACCGAAGGGCGACAAGGGCGACACCGGTCCGGCCGGGCCGGCCGGACCGCAGGGCCCGGCCGGGCCCGTCGGACCCGGCGGGTCGAGCAGCGGCCCGGGCTGCTCCGGGGCGCTCGACCAGCGCAAGGCCACCGGCCCGCGCACCATCGTCGGCACCCCTGGGGACGACGTGATCTGCGGCTCCAGGTTCGGCGACGTGATCGACGGCAAGGGGGGCAACGACGTCATCTACGGCTACGGGGGCAACGACACCATCCGGGGCGGCGCGGGCCACGACGTCGTCTACGGCGGCACCGGCAACGACACGCTGATCGGCGGGCGCGGCGACGACGTCCTGCGCGGCGGCCGGGGCCGTGACGTGCTCCGCGGCGGCAAGGGAGCCGACGTCCTCTACGGCGGCAAGGGCCGCGACCAGCTCATCGGCGGCGCGGGTCGCGACGTCCTCGACGGGCGCCCGGAGAGCTGA